A stretch of DNA from Odocoileus virginianus isolate 20LAN1187 ecotype Illinois chromosome 7, Ovbor_1.2, whole genome shotgun sequence:
AGTTCTACATCTATTCTGCAAATACTAGTAATATGAAAATAATGCTTGACCGAAatacccttcttttttttttttttttcttagatgaTAAAAGTAGTAACATGCCTTGCTGAGGAAAGCAATGGATATAAATGCCTGTAAAATATGCTGCTCTAACATCTGAAAGTGATTAAAACGATTCTATATAATGCCTTCGTCAAGATGGAGAACAatggaggaagaaagaggggCCTATGGGGCCaggttgggggtggagggggccgAGGGCTGGCGAGGGGACCCGGTCACAGCTGGCACACCTGCAGTTCAGGTTGCCCCTTTCAGCTCCCTCTTGCTGCTCTTGGGGGTCCCTTGGCCTAGTGGGAATAGCATGACGGGTGCCAGAGACCCTAGCTAGGTCCCTGTTACAAAGTGGGAGACAGATGAAAACATCTTTTTCCCTTGTAATAAAGTctttaaactgaaagaaaaaagcacCAAAGGATGCATCTTCAGGCATTATATAAACCTCAATAATGACCTCAGAAGGGCTCATTATGATTAAAGTTGCAGTATACAGCAATACAACGTTATTTCACATTTTCAATCACAACTAATGGAAAACTAGGTTTGGAcactgctgagattttttttttttccttttttaatccgATCTGGTTTTCCTCCAGATGGGTCAGAGCCCCAGGCCCCTTCCCTCCTCTACCTGCTGCCAGCAGTACCCTCCAACATCACAAAGCAGCTCAGTAGCTCTAGGGAAATGCCCTCTTGGCCCTGGGCAGGGCTAGGAGTCCAGGGGCGCAAGCCCTGGCATCCCCTGGCCATGACTGAGAGGGACTGGCATGCACCATTTTTGCTTCAAGTATTAATATTCTCTTTGGGTTTGCAGggtttgtgctgtgctgtgagtCGGGGTGATGGCGAGGGGCAAGGGGTGAAGTTGGGGCATGGCAATCCCTGTTCGCTGCCCAAATCTACATGCTGTCACTAGGTGGCAGCATTCTCCACTTTTCCTGGATGCCTGAGCAAGCCCCAGCCATCCTTAGGGCTGGATGTCACAATGTAAACATGATGACCACACTATAACGCTAACGGGGGGTGGGAAGGTCTGCCGTTAACTAACTCTGTGATTTGGGGAAAGCTAATTCCTGTCTTTGGGCTGCAGTTAACAGGAGAGTATGGCATGAAGTGATCCTGAAGGTCACTTAAAATGACTCTTATCACCTAAGAGCACTGGAGATTAAGGAGACGGGGTCCTTGGCAGGGCTAGGAGAGCCCCACAGGGCAGTACAGTGGAAGAGGAAGGGCAGGGAAAGGCAGGCTCTAGGGAGCACTGTGGTCCAGTCCAACTGAGATGCTCTGTGCTTGGCAGATGGGTCCTGCACTCCTTCCTTCCTGGCCTGGCTGGCATTGAACTGGCTCAGTGCAGACATTGAGGAGTGAAGCCACTTGAGCCCTCCCCCTGGAAGATAGCTACGTGGAAGGTCCTTTAACCCGACAGTCactctacttttaaattttattttaaataatcataaattactttttttttttaataaatatgtgctgcttaaaaatgagaaaagtataTACTGCATCTTTAAGTAATGCACTTTGCTCTCTGGGTTTCTTTCCATTCCACCTTATTAAAGtgcattaattaaaaaataatgaaccaCTTCTTTATCATTATTGTTCAAATAAGtccaaataatattaatataaagacaCTACAATACTACCATTAGTACTGCAATCTAGCAGATAACTCAACATCCTGCTCTATTTAATACTGTCCAGCAGAAGAAaataactaattttaattttaaacaaaaggaaggaaaatctcACCACGGCCCTTTCAACAAAGAATGGGAGCAGTTTGCTAGCTGCCAGGCATCAGtgtatggtgggggtgggggggaggggggaggctgggggcacGAGGCACAGGTCCCGTGCTGTTTTTTCCAGCAACATACACTGcctgggtggggagcaggggcggAGGGAGGGCCTTTCCTCCTCAGTCCAGGATCTGGCAGCTAAATCAGTGGCTGTGAAGCCTGATTTGTCCACAATCAAAGGCACGTGTGGAAATCTACTCCCAGCAAAGAGTCCTCAGGGAAGCCAGTGTGGCCTCTGAAACAGAGTTGAGAGGGACTTCACGTTCTCCCTTCTCGCTTCACAGGGGCACTGCCCCTAGGGAAGCCCGGGTTGGCTCCGGGCAGGATCTTCATCTTCTCGGGTGTTGCTTGCAGGCCACGGGATGGCTGTGGTGTCTGCCCAGCGGGGTCCCCTCAGCCCAGGGTGGGGCGACCGAGACTTCTCCACTGCCTACATGTGAGGCTTTGGGCCCTGCCCGGGGCTGGAGAATGTACACTGTTCCTCTCCTGAACGCCATCCTCCTCCCTGGGGAGGGTCCTGCCCTGCCGAGGTGGCGCAAGAACCGAGAGCGCAGCATCTCTGCTTTGCCACGTCCAGGGCTGGGGCTTCTCCCGCCTGAAATCCCTCTGGCCAGCGCCGGTGCTGTCCACACAGTGGAAACCAAATGAAGCAACTTCGGCTTGTGGAGAGGAAGAATGCAAAACGCAAACGCAAACCCAACCAACCTCCCCACAAGAGTACGACAGAAATGCCACCTTCTCCCCAAGCCATCCCGTGAGGCTAACTGCCCTTGGGCCCCCAACAACCCCTAAAATAAGACCAAAAACCCAAGGCCTGACACAGAAGCCCCAAAGCAATACGCCTCTCCCAAAACATGCAAAGGAACTGCCCACccagaaaaacccaaaagaaagtCTGTGCAGGCTGACGAGACTGACGGCTCCACCCGCCTTCTCTGTAAGCTCTGGAGCTGGTGGTCCTCCACTGCATGCCCTGGGCAGATAGGCACTCTTCCCAAGGCCAGCGGCAGTGACGGCTAAGAAAGGGGATCCCTGCTGGCACCTGGGCAACTGCCTTTTCTTCCGCAGACACGGACGGAGGCCCGGCCCAGGGACAGCCTGAGCTCACAAGAGATGTCTCCAAGCCCCAGGGCCAGTGGTGTCTCCTACCACACCCACCCGTGGCGGGTGGTGGTCCCTGGGAAACCAGGATAATTCACAAATACAGGTTAGGACGATACAGGGGCTATTTCGGAGGCCAAGTAAACAGCCACTGAAACCAGGCTAGGCAGGGGCAGGGCACGCGAAGCCCCTACAACCCCATCTTTTCCAGATTGGCAGCCAAGGCACAACTTGGGGTTTCCCACGTGGCCTGTCCCAAGTGGCGCCGAGTCCATCAGCAAAGTCCCCAAGGTGCACACTTGAGGCTCAGCTTTCTCGCCTCTGATCCCAGGCCCAGGGCACCCCTGCCCATTCCCTTTCCCTGCTCAATGTGGGCCCCCACCAGACCCCACCTTCCAGCTGGGGTCTTTGCGGTCACACATTCCGCAGGTTTCTgttgtcctccccaccccctcccatttcccctttcccttttgtcTTGTTCCCGCTCACCCACACTAAGGCTGGAAGGACCCGCGCCCCCCACTAGTTCTTTTTCTCCAGGTAGTTGGAGGGCACCCAGCCTTTGAAGGGCTTCACCCCGTCCAGGATCTGACAGTACCACCAGCCGTTGGGGTTCCTCTCCAGGACCTCCATGGACACGCCCTCCTGGAAGCCCGCCGTCTCGTCGTCCCCCTCATAGTCTGCGATCGAGACGTACACATCTTTGAGGTTGTTGTGGATGAACTGGGACTTCTCAATGGGCTTGGGGCGCACGGGGGACACGGGGATGCCATTGCGCTGAGTGGGCAGCAGGGGGGGCTCCGAGCCCTGGCTGGCAGCGCGTTCAGCCAAGCGGCCCTTGGCCTCTGCGGCTGCCGAGCGCGCGGCGCTGAAGGAGGAGTTCCGGCGGACGCCTCGGAGGCTGTCGGTGGCCGTGAGCGACTCGTTCCTCCTCAGGGCGCAGGACAGGTTGCTGTCCTTGGGTGGCGGGGACACGAACACCGACTGGGGCCTGACGGCCACCTGCCGCACGCCGTTCCTCATCTTCACCGCCCCAGCGCCCGAGGTCTTGCCGAAGCCCCCGGGCGGCTTGGAGGGGATGGGCGGCGTGGCCCTTTTGCTCTGGTTGACGGTGTTGAGCGCTTGGACGCGCTTCTCGATCTTTTCCAGGCTGTCCGACTTGCCCTCGTTCTGCTTGCTCTTGGGCGCcactgtgtctgtctctttgccagGAGGGTCGGATGGCTCGTTCTCACCGAGCACCAGATAGTGGGAGGGGGCCCAGCCCTCCAGCTCCCCAAACCTCACGTACCACCAGCCGCTTTCTAGCTTTTCAAGCACCTGTACCTCCACGCCGGCGGGGAAGCTGATCTCCGAGTCCTGGACCTTCTGGTAGGCACTGCATGTTGTATAGGAGGTGGCCTGCCCTTCCCGCCCCTTCTTGGTGGGACAGGGGGGCGTGGCGGCAGGGAGGGTGATGAGGTCGGCTGAGCCTCTCCTGGACCCCTCGTTGGGACCCTCGAAGGCCGTCTGGGGGGGCAGCTCGGAATCCTCGCTCTTGGAGCCCTTGAGGCCACCCCGGAGCTGGCCCGTGGGCCTCAGCTGGCGCCGTAAAGTGCTGATGTCCATCTTCTCTTGACTCTGGGACTCTGCGCGGTTCAGGAACGGCTTGGGCCGAACTGATGGCTTGGCCCGGGCACAAGAGGTCAGGCCAACCTTTGGGTCAGCATCCTTCTTCGTCCCGACCTTGGGAGTGCCACGGATGCCCGCGTCCGAGGCGGAACGGGGCTTCAGGTCCCCGCTGTTCTTGGATaaggatgaggaggaagaggaggaggaggaggagcaagtGGTGTTGATGGTgatagaggaggaaaaggaggctgAGGAGTGGTTCTTTCCCAGTTCTGCCTGGGCGTTCTTCTCCGCCTTGAGCTTCAGAAGCGAGGATGATTTGGGGGAGTCCGATCTGGGGGAATTTCTCCTGGCAAGGGACAGCGGGGAGCCCCCTGGGGAGTCGCTGTCTCGGGAGGAGCGTCTGGCCGACAGGCCATCCTCTACACACGGCCGGAAGCCCTCGTTCTCGTAGAtggtctcctcctccagggccacGTCCTCTGTGGATCCACCCACCTTGAAGCGGGCGCGCTGCAGCGAGGAGGCGGGCGAGGGCCTGCGGGGTTGGGTGGGCCGCCTGTCCCCCGAGCCACCGTCCTCCGTGGGCTCTTCGCTCAGCTCCGGCTCTGAGTCGAAGCCAAAGGCAGGGATGTCGTACTCGGGCTCCTCGTACTTGAGCCTCAGAGGGGAGTCCTGGCTCTCGCCGGGGCCAGCTGGACCCTCGTCGGCCTCCTTGGGCTTGCTGGGCGGCGCCGGCGGGGGCACCTTGGGCCGTGTCAGAGTGCTCGTGCGGCGGCTCAGGTTGGGCTTCTTGCGCTTATCAATGTAGGACGCGGGGGCCCAGCCCTCCTTCTCACCAATCTGCACGTACCACCAGCCACCCGAGTTCTTGTCGATGACCTGGGGGAAGGGGCAGACAGGCCAGTGAGCTGGGGTACTCGCTGGGGCCCGACCGTGTGCTGGCCTGGGACCTGACACTAGGCTCTAGAGGACAGTATCTCCACTTCCTGGATGAGCTAATACCACCGACTAAGTGGCGCAGGACCCAATGCAGGAAGTGATGGGGTggcattcaaacccaggtctctgtcaTCTCCAGGGTGGGGGACTCCCTCTTTCCAAGGCTCCCTCCCCTGTTCTTGCAAGTCTCTGTCAACACCCTGGTGGAGCTGGCCTCCTGCACAGACGctcacttctcttcctgctgAGCTACTGCAGATACCCTGTTCTCAGTCCCTACAAAATCCCACCTGCCAGGGACCCATCTGTACAGAAGATTGCCTCTCCAACACTCCCATCCTCCAATCACCCGTGCATTGCTCGCCCTCCCTCAGAGTCCCTGGAAAGGGTCTCTCAGGGCAGAAGAGGACAGGAGGGTGTGGGTGAGTGGAACTCAGAGGTAAAGCTTGCGACCAGATCTCCCTGGTTTTCCCACTGCCCACGGTCATTTCACTCCATTGAAATCCCACCACTGAGGACATCTCTTTGAGTTGGTTTCCCATGGGAAGGCTGGGGCTCTCAGTCATTCCCACGTGAGTATAAACTCACTCAAGAAGCTTGTTTCTAAACTGCTACTTGAGACTGGAGAAAGGCCAGGAGTGTGCTTGCCGGCTGTAACGAGGGCTTTCCACGTGTGCAGGCTCCGCATTCCAGGATACAGGGGCCAGCTGCACTCTTTTTCTATAAGGGCATCGAGCATCCCAGGATCTGGGTCGTGGAACAACCCCCCCACGGATCCCGAGGGACAAGTGTAATTTTGAGCTATGGAACACTCCTGGAGGAAGAGttccagggagaaggaaggaggcttGAGAACATTGGCTCTAGGGGGAAGAGGggcaagggaggaaggaggagagtcCTTCTGCAGCCAGCTCTCGGCAAACCCTGCCTGCCTTGGGTCCTACATTTCATCCCTCACTCTGCCCCCTCCACACTCAAAATGCCTGCTTGTGTAGATCCTAAGAATGTCAGTTCTCTTACACTATGAACTTTGTAGGCCCTTCTGGAAGCACAGGCACCACTTGAGAGGATGATTTATCTTGGAAATTTAGTTCTAAGTTCTAGGTATGTGATTTAAAGCATCCACTTTGGGGATATCACCTCCTCAATAGGTAGAGACTGCCCAATTACTCTTCTGATGGTTTTACAGGAAGTACTGGATTTAACTCTACTACACAGAGCCACCCAAGAGAAATGACTGAGTTACGGATCTTCTCTGGCCCCTGGAATGTCACGTGGAGTGCTGGTCCCAGAGCAGGGTCTCATAAATGCTAGGAGATGGGTTGGGAGGGAGCGGGAAAGGGCCTATGACCCATCTGTAGAGAGAACTCAGCAAAACCTGGGGGAATAAATGCTAGAAGATGGACTGGGAGGG
This window harbors:
- the SH3PXD2A gene encoding SH3 and PX domain-containing protein 2A isoform X3, translated to MLAYCVQDATVVDVEKRRNPSKHYVYIINVTWSDSTSQTIYRRYSKFFDLQMQLLDKFPIEGGQKDPKQRIIPFLPGKILFRRSHIRDVAVKRLKPIDEYCRALVRLPPHISQCDEVFRFFEARPEDVNPPKEDYGSSKRKSVWLSGWAESPKKDVTGADTNAEPMILEQYVVVSNYKKQENSELSLQAGEVVDVIEKNESGWWFVSTSEEQGWVPATYLEAQNGTRDDSDINTSKTGDEEKYVTVQPYASQSKDEIGFEKGVTVEVIRKNLEGWWYIRYLGKEGWAPASYLKKAKDELPARKKNLAGPVEIIGNIMEISNLLNKKASGDKETPPAEGEGPEPPITKKEISLPILCNASNGSALGIPERTVSKLAQGSPAVARIAPQRAQISSPNLRTRPPPRRESSLGFQLPKPPEPPSVEVEYYTIAEFQSCISDGISFRGGQKAEVIDKNSGGWWYVQIGEKEGWAPASYIDKRKKPNLSRRTSTLTRPKVPPPAPPSKPKEADEGPAGPGESQDSPLRLKYEEPEYDIPAFGFDSEPELSEEPTEDGGSGDRRPTQPRRPSPASSLQRARFKVGGSTEDVALEEETIYENEGFRPCVEDGLSARRSSRDSDSPGGSPLSLARRNSPRSDSPKSSSLLKLKAEKNAQAELGKNHSSASFSSSITINTTCSSSSSSSSSSLSKNSGDLKPRSASDAGIRGTPKVGTKKDADPKVGLTSCARAKPSVRPKPFLNRAESQSQEKMDISTLRRQLRPTGQLRGGLKGSKSEDSELPPQTAFEGPNEGSRRGSADLITLPAATPPCPTKKGREGQATSYTTCSAYQKVQDSEISFPAGVEVQVLEKLESGWWYVRFGELEGWAPSHYLVLGENEPSDPPGKETDTVAPKSKQNEGKSDSLEKIEKRVQALNTVNQSKRATPPIPSKPPGGFGKTSGAGAVKMRNGVRQVAVRPQSVFVSPPPKDSNLSCALRRNESLTATDSLRGVRRNSSFSAARSAAAEAKGRLAERAASQGSEPPLLPTQRNGIPVSPVRPKPIEKSQFIHNNLKDVYVSIADYEGDDETAGFQEGVSMEVLERNPNGWWYCQILDGVKPFKGWVPSNYLEKKN
- the SH3PXD2A gene encoding SH3 and PX domain-containing protein 2A isoform X1; the encoded protein is MLAYCVQDATVVDVEKRRNPSKHYVYIINVTWSDSTSQTIYRRYSKFFDLQMQLLDKFPIEGGQKDPKQRIIPFLPGKILFRRSHIRDVAVKRLKPIDEYCRALVRLPPHISQCDEVFRFFEARPEDVNPPKEDYGSSKRKSVWLSGWAESPKKDVTGADTNAEPMILEQYVVVSNYKKQENSELSLQAGEVVDVIEKNESGWWFVSTSEEQGWVPATYLEAQNGTRDDSDINTSKTGDVSKRRKAHLRRLDRRWTLGGMVNRQHSREEKYVTVQPYASQSKDEIGFEKGVTVEVIRKNLEGWWYIRYLGKEGWAPASYLKKAKDELPARKKNLAGPVEIIGNIMEISNLLNKKASGDKETPPAEGEGPEPPITKKEISLPILCNASNGSALGIPERTVSKLAQGSPAVARIAPQRAQISSPNLRTRPPPRRESSLGFQLPKPPEPPSVEVEYYTIAEFQSCISDGISFRGGQKAEVIDKNSGGWWYVQIGEKEGWAPASYIDKRKKPNLSRRTSTLTRPKVPPPAPPSKPKEADEGPAGPGESQDSPLRLKYEEPEYDIPAFGFDSEPELSEEPTEDGGSGDRRPTQPRRPSPASSLQRARFKVGGSTEDVALEEETIYENEGFRPCVEDGLSARRSSRDSDSPGGSPLSLARRNSPRSDSPKSSSLLKLKAEKNAQAELGKNHSSASFSSSITINTTCSSSSSSSSSSLSKNSGDLKPRSASDAGIRGTPKVGTKKDADPKVGLTSCARAKPSVRPKPFLNRAESQSQEKMDISTLRRQLRPTGQLRGGLKGSKSEDSELPPQTAFEGPNEGSRRGSADLITLPAATPPCPTKKGREGQATSYTTCSAYQKVQDSEISFPAGVEVQVLEKLESGWWYVRFGELEGWAPSHYLVLGENEPSDPPGKETDTVAPKSKQNEGKSDSLEKIEKRVQALNTVNQSKRATPPIPSKPPGGFGKTSGAGAVKMRNGVRQVAVRPQSVFVSPPPKDSNLSCALRRNESLTATDSLRGVRRNSSFSAARSAAAEAKGRLAERAASQGSEPPLLPTQRNGIPVSPVRPKPIEKSQFIHNNLKDVYVSIADYEGDDETAGFQEGVSMEVLERNPNGWWYCQILDGVKPFKGWVPSNYLEKKN
- the SH3PXD2A gene encoding SH3 and PX domain-containing protein 2A isoform X2, which produces MLAYCVQDATVVDVEKRRNPSKHYVYIINVTWSDSTSQTIYRRYSKFFDLQMQLLDKFPIEGGQKDPKQRIIPFLPGKILFRRSHIRDVAVKRLKPIDEYCRALVRLPPHISQCDEVFRFFEARPEDVNPPKEDYGSSKRKSGADTNAEPMILEQYVVVSNYKKQENSELSLQAGEVVDVIEKNESGWWFVSTSEEQGWVPATYLEAQNGTRDDSDINTSKTGDVSKRRKAHLRRLDRRWTLGGMVNRQHSREEKYVTVQPYASQSKDEIGFEKGVTVEVIRKNLEGWWYIRYLGKEGWAPASYLKKAKDELPARKKNLAGPVEIIGNIMEISNLLNKKASGDKETPPAEGEGPEPPITKKEISLPILCNASNGSALGIPERTVSKLAQGSPAVARIAPQRAQISSPNLRTRPPPRRESSLGFQLPKPPEPPSVEVEYYTIAEFQSCISDGISFRGGQKAEVIDKNSGGWWYVQIGEKEGWAPASYIDKRKKPNLSRRTSTLTRPKVPPPAPPSKPKEADEGPAGPGESQDSPLRLKYEEPEYDIPAFGFDSEPELSEEPTEDGGSGDRRPTQPRRPSPASSLQRARFKVGGSTEDVALEEETIYENEGFRPCVEDGLSARRSSRDSDSPGGSPLSLARRNSPRSDSPKSSSLLKLKAEKNAQAELGKNHSSASFSSSITINTTCSSSSSSSSSSLSKNSGDLKPRSASDAGIRGTPKVGTKKDADPKVGLTSCARAKPSVRPKPFLNRAESQSQEKMDISTLRRQLRPTGQLRGGLKGSKSEDSELPPQTAFEGPNEGSRRGSADLITLPAATPPCPTKKGREGQATSYTTCSAYQKVQDSEISFPAGVEVQVLEKLESGWWYVRFGELEGWAPSHYLVLGENEPSDPPGKETDTVAPKSKQNEGKSDSLEKIEKRVQALNTVNQSKRATPPIPSKPPGGFGKTSGAGAVKMRNGVRQVAVRPQSVFVSPPPKDSNLSCALRRNESLTATDSLRGVRRNSSFSAARSAAAEAKGRLAERAASQGSEPPLLPTQRNGIPVSPVRPKPIEKSQFIHNNLKDVYVSIADYEGDDETAGFQEGVSMEVLERNPNGWWYCQILDGVKPFKGWVPSNYLEKKN
- the SH3PXD2A gene encoding SH3 and PX domain-containing protein 2A isoform X4, giving the protein MILEQYVVVSNYKKQENSELSLQAGEVVDVIEKNESGWWFVSTSEEQGWVPATYLEAQNGTRDDSDINTSKTGDVSKRRKAHLRRLDRRWTLGGMVNRQHSREEKYVTVQPYASQSKDEIGFEKGVTVEVIRKNLEGWWYIRYLGKEGWAPASYLKKAKDELPARKKNLAGPVEIIGNIMEISNLLNKKASGDKETPPAEGEGPEPPITKKEISLPILCNASNGSALGIPERTVSKLAQGSPAVARIAPQRAQISSPNLRTRPPPRRESSLGFQLPKPPEPPSVEVEYYTIAEFQSCISDGISFRGGQKAEVIDKNSGGWWYVQIGEKEGWAPASYIDKRKKPNLSRRTSTLTRPKVPPPAPPSKPKEADEGPAGPGESQDSPLRLKYEEPEYDIPAFGFDSEPELSEEPTEDGGSGDRRPTQPRRPSPASSLQRARFKVGGSTEDVALEEETIYENEGFRPCVEDGLSARRSSRDSDSPGGSPLSLARRNSPRSDSPKSSSLLKLKAEKNAQAELGKNHSSASFSSSITINTTCSSSSSSSSSSLSKNSGDLKPRSASDAGIRGTPKVGTKKDADPKVGLTSCARAKPSVRPKPFLNRAESQSQEKMDISTLRRQLRPTGQLRGGLKGSKSEDSELPPQTAFEGPNEGSRRGSADLITLPAATPPCPTKKGREGQATSYTTCSAYQKVQDSEISFPAGVEVQVLEKLESGWWYVRFGELEGWAPSHYLVLGENEPSDPPGKETDTVAPKSKQNEGKSDSLEKIEKRVQALNTVNQSKRATPPIPSKPPGGFGKTSGAGAVKMRNGVRQVAVRPQSVFVSPPPKDSNLSCALRRNESLTATDSLRGVRRNSSFSAARSAAAEAKGRLAERAASQGSEPPLLPTQRNGIPVSPVRPKPIEKSQFIHNNLKDVYVSIADYEGDDETAGFQEGVSMEVLERNPNGWWYCQILDGVKPFKGWVPSNYLEKKN
- the SH3PXD2A gene encoding SH3 and PX domain-containing protein 2A isoform X5, with the translated sequence MSVCCCFFFRDYGSSKRKSGADTNAEPMILEQYVVVSNYKKQENSELSLQAGEVVDVIEKNESGWWFVSTSEEQGWVPATYLEAQNGTRDDSDINTSKTGDEEKYVTVQPYASQSKDEIGFEKGVTVEVIRKNLEGWWYIRYLGKEGWAPASYLKKAKDELPARKKNLAGPVEIIGNIMEISNLLNKKASGDKETPPAEGEGPEPPITKKEISLPILCNASNGSALGIPERTVSKLAQGSPAVARIAPQRAQISSPNLRTRPPPRRESSLGFQLPKPPEPPSVEVEYYTIAEFQSCISDGISFRGGQKAEVIDKNSGGWWYVQIGEKEGWAPASYIDKRKKPNLSRRTSTLTRPKVPPPAPPSKPKEADEGPAGPGESQDSPLRLKYEEPEYDIPAFGFDSEPELSEEPTEDGGSGDRRPTQPRRPSPASSLQRARFKVGGSTEDVALEEETIYENEGFRPCVEDGLSARRSSRDSDSPGGSPLSLARRNSPRSDSPKSSSLLKLKAEKNAQAELGKNHSSASFSSSITINTTCSSSSSSSSSSLSKNSGDLKPRSASDAGIRGTPKVGTKKDADPKVGLTSCARAKPSVRPKPFLNRAESQSQEKMDISTLRRQLRPTGQLRGGLKGSKSEDSELPPQTAFEGPNEGSRRGSADLITLPAATPPCPTKKGREGQATSYTTCSAYQKVQDSEISFPAGVEVQVLEKLESGWWYVRFGELEGWAPSHYLVLGENEPSDPPGKETDTVAPKSKQNEGKSDSLEKIEKRVQALNTVNQSKRATPPIPSKPPGGFGKTSGAGAVKMRNGVRQVAVRPQSVFVSPPPKDSNLSCALRRNESLTATDSLRGVRRNSSFSAARSAAAEAKGRLAERAASQGSEPPLLPTQRNGIPVSPVRPKPIEKSQFIHNNLKDVYVSIADYEGDDETAGFQEGVSMEVLERNPNGWWYCQILDGVKPFKGWVPSNYLEKKN
- the SH3PXD2A gene encoding SH3 and PX domain-containing protein 2A isoform X6, whose amino-acid sequence is MQRCGDLALSRFDPLGITEKAKTNATQDGENLSKRRKAHLRRLDRRWTLGGMVNRQHSREEKYVTVQPYASQSKDEIGFEKGVTVEVIRKNLEGWWYIRYLGKEGWAPASYLKKAKDELPARKKNLAGPVEIIGNIMEISNLLNKKASGDKETPPAEGEGPEPPITKKEISLPILCNASNGSALGIPERTVSKLAQGSPAVARIAPQRAQISSPNLRTRPPPRRESSLGFQLPKPPEPPSVEVEYYTIAEFQSCISDGISFRGGQKAEVIDKNSGGWWYVQIGEKEGWAPASYIDKRKKPNLSRRTSTLTRPKVPPPAPPSKPKEADEGPAGPGESQDSPLRLKYEEPEYDIPAFGFDSEPELSEEPTEDGGSGDRRPTQPRRPSPASSLQRARFKVGGSTEDVALEEETIYENEGFRPCVEDGLSARRSSRDSDSPGGSPLSLARRNSPRSDSPKSSSLLKLKAEKNAQAELGKNHSSASFSSSITINTTCSSSSSSSSSSLSKNSGDLKPRSASDAGIRGTPKVGTKKDADPKVGLTSCARAKPSVRPKPFLNRAESQSQEKMDISTLRRQLRPTGQLRGGLKGSKSEDSELPPQTAFEGPNEGSRRGSADLITLPAATPPCPTKKGREGQATSYTTCSAYQKVQDSEISFPAGVEVQVLEKLESGWWYVRFGELEGWAPSHYLVLGENEPSDPPGKETDTVAPKSKQNEGKSDSLEKIEKRVQALNTVNQSKRATPPIPSKPPGGFGKTSGAGAVKMRNGVRQVAVRPQSVFVSPPPKDSNLSCALRRNESLTATDSLRGVRRNSSFSAARSAAAEAKGRLAERAASQGSEPPLLPTQRNGIPVSPVRPKPIEKSQFIHNNLKDVYVSIADYEGDDETAGFQEGVSMEVLERNPNGWWYCQILDGVKPFKGWVPSNYLEKKN